The stretch of DNA CCGACTCATCCAAGAAGCGGGATTTCCCGAGGGTGTCATTAATATTGTCACTGGACCTGGCAATCCAACCGGTGAAGCCATGACAACCCATATGGATATCGATAAGATAAGCTTTACTGGATCAACTGCCGTTGGGCGAAAAATAATGAAGGCTTCGGCTGACAGTAATTTAAAAAAGGTAAGCCTAGAACTTGGAGGTAAGTCTCCCAATGTTATTTTTGCGGATGCAGATTTAAGGGCAGCTGGATCTTCTCTTCTTTGGGCAAGCTTTTACAATACAGGGCAAGAATGTACGCTCGGCTCCAGAATTTATGTCCAACGTTCGGTATACAATGAACTATTAGACGAACTGAAAAGCAGCGCGGAAAAACTCACCATAGGCAATGGATTAAGCAATCCGGATTTGGGACCCATCGTGAGTGAAACCCAATTGGAAAGGGTACTACAATTTATTCGTGTGGGTGAAGAGGAAGGAGCAAAGCTCATCATGGGTGGGAGCAGGTGTGAAGGTGAGCTTGCCGGGGGGTATTTTTTGCCACCGACCATTTTTGAGCATGAAAATGATAAATTACAAATTGTACAGGAAGAAGTATTTGGCCCGGTTGTCGTTGTGTCTGTTTTTGACGACATGGAGGAGGTGTTGCGGCGAGTCAACGACACTAAATATGGTCTTGCGGCAGCTATTTGGACCCAAAATATGTCTAAAGCCCATCAATTTGCTCAAATGGCAAAAGCAGGGACGGTTTGGATAAATAACTACGACTTATTCGACCCAGCTGTCCCCTTCGGTGGTCATAAGGAAAGCGGAATAGGGGCCGAGATGGGTAAAAGCGCCATTGAACTTTATACCCAAGAAAAGGCAGTATGGGTGTCATTTTGATTTCTGATACTTTTTCATATAATTTATTTTGCCATGGGATTAGAAGATAGCCATCCGGACATTCTACAAAACATAGAGTTCATGATTGTCCGGATCTACAAAGAAAATGGAGAACTAAGAGATAAAAATGTCATGAAGGGTCTAGAAGCATTAAAAAAGCATTACCATGCTTTAGTTACAAGGAAAAACCCCGTCGATCCGAGTCTTAAAGGACTTGAATTAGACATTTATAAGGAAGTCATGTTTATCCTTGAAAAAAGGAGAACACCTACAAAAGAAGAAGACCAGCCTAGACGATTTAGTCGTGCTTTTAAAGTGCCAACACAAGATGAAATTTTCTTAGCTTGTTTAGGCAAAATTGAAAAATCAGTTAAGTTCTGGAACAAAGAGCGAGGAGAGCGAGGCTATCTCGATTTTGTGAAGCATTA from Saprospiraceae bacterium encodes:
- a CDS encoding aldehyde dehydrogenase family protein, whose translation is MIHLPKDIQLQKATLAFLAAPQLLFIGGEWALPKAGKYFQSINPANGELLTNIPLADQADVDQAVHAARKAFETSWTPSIKPAKRSELIHKLADLMQRDLQILMELETLDNGKPLNMAKEDVLGAIDHFRYYAGWATKMEGATIPVGNNKLVYTLREPLGVVGLIVPWNFPLLIAAWKLAPALACGNCCILKPAEQTPLSALYLGRLIQEAGFPEGVINIVTGPGNPTGEAMTTHMDIDKISFTGSTAVGRKIMKASADSNLKKVSLELGGKSPNVIFADADLRAAGSSLLWASFYNTGQECTLGSRIYVQRSVYNELLDELKSSAEKLTIGNGLSNPDLGPIVSETQLERVLQFIRVGEEEGAKLIMGGSRCEGELAGGYFLPPTIFEHENDKLQIVQEEVFGPVVVVSVFDDMEEVLRRVNDTKYGLAAAIWTQNMSKAHQFAQMAKAGTVWINNYDLFDPAVPFGGHKESGIGAEMGKSAIELYTQEKAVWVSF